Below is a genomic region from Henckelia pumila isolate YLH828 chromosome 3, ASM3356847v2, whole genome shotgun sequence.
attgatCCAACAGTTTTTTTTAGTAAACAATGAAATTGTACTGCGAACTTGGTACAAATTTTGCGCATGTCTCCTCCCCTAATAAAATATTAGAAGTAGTACTCAACATGCGACTTATGATCTCATTCATTACACAAGAAACCAAAATGATCGAAACGAAACCCCACTTGCTCTCTTGTATTTGTCACATATGAATATAAACCAACTACCCAGTACTCTTCTTCTATCCCATATGAAAATGCCTTCCGACCTCCCCAAATCCTCTCTTCTCCTCCAGAGAATCAAAGAAACCCCCACCACCGCCGCCGCAGCCGTCTGCAAGCAAACCTACCGCCATCCCTCCGCCGCACAAGTCCCGGACCACGTGCTACACCACCACAACCACGCCGTGGGCTCGAACCAGTGCTGCTCCGCCGTCTCCCAGCACGTCTCCGCCCCCGTCTCCACCGTGTGGTCCGTCGTCCGCCGCTTCGACAACCCGCAGGCGTACAAGCACTTCATCAAGAGCTGCCACGTGATCCTTGGCGACGGCGACGTGGGCACTCTCCGGGAGATCCACGTCATCTCCGGACTCCCCGCCGTGAGCAGCACGGAGCGTTTGGAGATCCTGGACGACGAGAGGCACATCATCAGCTTCAGCGTCGTCGGAGGGGACCACCGCCTGGCGAACTACAGGTCCGTCACGACGCTGCATGCGGCGGAGGACGGAGGAGGCACGGTGGTGGTGGAGTCGTACGTGGTGGACGTGCCGCAAGGGAACACTAAAGAAGAAACCTGTGTTTTTGTGGACACTATCGTCAAATGCAATCTCCAGTCTTTGGCGCATACTGCCCAGGCTTCAGCTAGGCGTAACGCTtctacataaataaatatttgaaaataattatattctcCATTTTTACATCAGATTTCATCcacaaatcaaaattattaattgtcTGTGATGAAATTTGTATAATGTAATTGTAAATGTGGTTTATGTTTGGGATGTGATGATTAATTttcctatatttttttttatccctTCCCTATGTTTTGTATGAACTCTTTTTTATTTACAATCTTTCGATCGATATCTTCATATTCATAATATTATTTCtaaagtgatttttttttttaggaacaATTCATAAATCGAAAGGCCGACGACCTTTGGATGTCTGAAAAATGTTATGAACAAGTCAGAGAAATATTAAATACTGAAAGCCTAATTCCAATCTATATATAATAGTagcccaaaaaaaaattaaccaaGAATTAAATTTTTGCAATATGGTTGTTCAAGAAATGAAGCATAAAACTCAATGACATAATAGTTGGGGGAAATTAAACTGAATTATTATTCATAGCATATGCGTGAAGGCAATAAACAGCTAGCATGATGAAAGAATATGTTTTTGCCACAATAATAATCCAGTTGGTATTCAAAGTTTGGTATAAGATCTATATTAATCGATCCCTATATAACTAGTAACTAATATATGAGTGTAACATATATTATGTGTTTGTACAGTCCGTTTTCAGCTAAAAACAAATAATGAAACATAAAACACCAAATTTACGTTTTTggataataattattaaattttatggtgtattatattatatttattattatccaAAACGGTAAAGTGTGTAACATACAGTAGGTTAGGCAAGTTGGACGTAATATTATTTATAGGTTGTGGCGATTAATTAATGCATGCAAGTTGCGAAttgtgtttatgtgttttggCTGCAACTTGGAGAGCAAGTGGCTCGAGCTAGCTGTCTTTTAATAGCTTTGCTTCTACttgtattatttatattatagtaATGCTCATGGTCTCAAGTCTACAAACCATATcgagttttattatcttttttttttttctaaaatcatGTTGGACATAAAAGACGAAGAATCAAACGTTTTTCCATTTATCAAAATTATAGTCGGTGATAATTAACtatgtaattcaaaattttaaaactgcACAGCAATTCAAACATCATGTTTAGATTGTTTAATCTGAccacaaaaaattaatataccaAACAAtagataataatttttttggataatttttttgttagaCATAATTAATGTTAAATTCTGATTTCTCCGAGGACTTGAAAGTTTTTCATGCTAAGAAATATAAACACATGATCTTTACATAATTGTAcgatttaaaatattcaattaatATATGTGTTAGTACCAGATATAACATtttttaacttaaaattttcatGAACGCTTAACAGAAAAGTCATTGTTTACGATATCGGTTATATATGGAGTTAGTGAatcaaaaaaattcaacaatTTGATTAGTAGAAAAGACACGTGTAGCTAAGACATAAGCTACTTTGTTCGCATTTCGCAGAGAGTATTGAATCAAAATATCATGGTGTTTGAAGGTAAACTTCCACAATTACACAATACACTTTTCTCTAAAAATATGTATATTAGTAATAACTTCCATTCATATCTAACAAAGTGGAAGTTATCTTGCCACTCTTGTTACTTTGTTAGAGTTTCTTCTCTCGACTTCTCATTCTTTTTTTTAGAAACTTCTAAAAGCTCGTGTATTGTTTTTCTCAGTTTTCGACGACATATATGCGATAATTAGttatttttactattttattatattattaaagaaGATGACCATTTAATAAcagaattaaaattaatttcgtGAAACCAAAACAAAATATCTAAACTAtccttaaaaaaacaaaaaaaaaaaataaaaaatctctatatttatataaaacttCATTTGTCTATGACTTTCTCTATTTTTcgctttcatttttttttcaaattttttattcatttgaaacaaaaaaaatacatatatatagtatGATATTTAGAAATGAAATTCAATAAATAACCTTCAAACAAAGGATAAAAATAGCAACATTCAGCCGTCCATATTTTTATGTCATCCAAATGAGACATGACCTCATTACTGTATTTTAGCACAGTACTAACGTTAAAATAatgcaattttttttacaaGATATAAAACTTATCTTCAATCGATCGATTCTAAACTCCgtactaaaaaaaaatattcttagaAAATTCTCGGCTATTTTATTTAAACTACTAatttattacaaaaaaaaaatttattatcacatcaattaaaatatcaatatataattttatggttaattaatttctataatgATAGATAATTCATTAGTGTCTGTACTGAAAttgatgaaataattaaataaaataaaatttttaaacaatgaCTTTAATTAACTTATAtcataaattttaataatttaaataattaaatttgtttcttaattaatttaaatattacacaagaaaataatattaatataaaccAAGTAAATATGGTTTTCATATTTATCTAATTAAAAAAGTTGATTATCTTATTcagttaaaaataaaattataaaacattaattaatttaattatttatcgaataaataaagtttttaaagtaaaaacttaaaaatctaCAGAATAATATGATCAGATTATtgataattaaacttaaaaatacatTGCATTTAATAATTcccataattaaataacaaaaaattgaaaaaaggCCATCACTAGGATAGCCggcttttttattaaaatattataaaaataaaaaaacatatgaaAATACAACATTTGTAAAATGTTGATCAATGTAGTGCAATCCGGGACTTACTGTCCCGAATTTATCAGATTTTCAGCCATGTGGAAATGTTGGCAGAAAACTTGACGGGACAATAAGTTtcgaattttatatatataaagaaatgaTCCCCTGCACACTAGTGTGCAGGGGATCCATGGGAGCCAGCTGAGCTGGCAGCCCAGCTGGCgcccacatattttttttttttttttttaactaatgGGGCAAAAGTAATGGCAGCCGGGCTTTCTCTTCTTTTGCCGGCCCGACAGAAACCATGTTCGCCTTTCCCACCTTCATCAGCTTCTCACCACCACCACCGCCACCGCACCATTTCTCCGACCACCGTCAGCTTTTGTTCCTTCAAATCAACAGTTATCGAGTCAACCCTTGAATTGAATTCCTTAATTTTAATAACCAAACAAACAGAGTAATTAAAATCCAGTGATGTTTTCAAGAGTTTAGATCTGGAGTCCGGATTCATGCTGCTGGGAACAGAAATTCCAACAAATGAAATATGGTGGATCGATTATCGGGGCTGAACATGAACACAAATAATGGAAATAGAAGGTGGGTGGGTGGGTCGGTCGGAGAGAAGGTATGTGGGAATCGGGGGAAAAAAGGTAGagaaaacacaaaaatttaaTCAAGAAAAAATGAAATTAGTCAAGAACTTAAAGGTTGAGTCGCGGCGACGGAGCGTTCCGAGAGAAGAAGATAGCGAAGAAGCTATGCGTTGGTATCTCAGAGAAGACATCTTCTACATCTGGGCTGCAATATTGAGCccaataaactaaaaaaaaaaaaaaaaaaaaattatgtgggcACCAGCTGGGCTGTCAGCTCAGCTTGCGCCCATGGATCCCTGCACACTAGTGTGCAGGGGatcattcatatatatatatatatatatatatatatatataattttgatatccTGCACTTAGGGGTGCAGGGTAACATGGGCACCGCCTACGTGGCGGTCTATGATTGATCAAccgttttttgtaaaaaaaaattaaaaaaatttgtggtTGTGGGCGCGCCACGTTGACAGGCGCCCACATGTGTGCAGGGTAAGAGTGTGCAGAgtatcatttatatatatatatatatagattggaTCCGAAACAAGCcgattgtttttaaaaaaaatacaaaacttataaatattttttgtttaaatttttaaatatttaatcaattcaaattaaataatatatgtgtTTCAAATTAATAATCGAGATAATAGATAACCAAATCAAATTATACTCACACTTAGATAAtagttgatatttaatttaacaTAATTGGAattaattgttaaattttttattgtttggatatatctataataataaaaatttatttttattttttatatctatTGTTTACTGAATTCAGTAcatatttaattatgaaaagTCGGCTATTTTAAGTGTTTAACATATcttttttaagtttattttttttttcggtcAACCGATCATTTATTGacccaaaataaaaattacaaaaatttaaTCTTTTTCGAATTATTATAGTTTCAAACAACTCAttggttttataatttttatttaattttaaaaaatccagttatctagtcttattttattttacaaaaaacaaaatattgtatataGATCGATCtatatacaatattttgtttttaatggAATAAAATAGAACTAGAtgacaatattttttaaaataatataaaaattataaaactaaTGCATTTGTTTGAAACTATTATActtcaaaaaatatcaaatttttgtaatttttgttttttggtcAATAAATGATTGGCTGACCGAAAAAAATTGACTATAACAAGACATGTTAAACTAGCCGatcattttataattaaatatataaaaatagaaTCCGTAATTCAGTAaacaataaatataataaaataataaaaataaatatttttattgtagatatccaaacaataaaaatttaacaattCAAGTGCAATTATGTCAAATTAAAAATTACTATTATCTTTATGTAAGTataatttgatttgattatctATTATCTCGATTATTAATTTGAAATACATATATTATCTTATTTaaattcattaaatattttaaaattggaATAAAACTAATATTAATTtcgatatatttttaaaaacaatcaACCCGTTTCGAATTCAATCGGAacaatatatatacaatatatataaatatatatgtcaGACTTTTTGCCATGGTGGCAGAAAAGTCTGACAAATCCGGGATAGTTAGTCCCGAATTGCAATACTTTGATCAACTTttctaaaatgttgtatttgtatatgtatttttaatttgtatattattttaataaaaagcCCGCCAAGGATAGCCTTGTACTTGCAACATTGTAGCTTTGCTATAATCTAAGCATGGAACCGGGAATTGAATTTTATAGTTATTTTATTTaccatttatttttctttgccgGTTTCAAACTCTGTTGAACACAAGtatggcatatatatatatatatttagcttATGGAACATTAACCTACACAAATTATAGAGGTGTGATGATTCGCAAATAACAATAAACTAATTAATTAAACTAGAGTTGGCATACCGGATCAAAATACCGAACTTTTGgcatatcgtac
It encodes:
- the LOC140890434 gene encoding abscisic acid receptor PYL4-like translates to MNINQLPSTLLLSHMKMPSDLPKSSLLLQRIKETPTTAAAAVCKQTYRHPSAAQVPDHVLHHHNHAVGSNQCCSAVSQHVSAPVSTVWSVVRRFDNPQAYKHFIKSCHVILGDGDVGTLREIHVISGLPAVSSTERLEILDDERHIISFSVVGGDHRLANYRSVTTLHAAEDGGGTVVVESYVVDVPQGNTKEETCVFVDTIVKCNLQSLAHTAQASARRNAST